One part of the Raphanus sativus cultivar WK10039 chromosome 7, ASM80110v3, whole genome shotgun sequence genome encodes these proteins:
- the LOC108817142 gene encoding polyadenylate-binding protein 5, with amino-acid sequence MAAAVASGIAPTTAMVDQVPNQPAATVASPHATQVAAVAAAAAEALQTHPNSSLYVGDLDQSVNEAHLLDLFNQVAPVQTVRVCRDLTRRSLGYAYVNFANPDDAMRAMDILNYTPIRERPIRIMRSNRDPSTRLSGKGNVFIKNLDGTIDNKALYDTFSSFGTILSCKVAMDGTGKSKGYGFVQYEKEETAQAAIDKLNGMLLNDKQVFVGPFVRRQDRTRESGAVPRFTNVYVKNLPKEITDEELKKTFGKYGEISSAVVVKDESGNSRCFGFVNFESPEAAAVAVEKMNGISLGEDVLYVGRAQKKSEREEELKRKYEQERLEKSNGTNLYVKNLDDGVNDDEKLKEMFSEYGTVTSSKVMMNPEGLSRGFGFVAYSNPEEALRALNEMNGKMIGRKPLYIAFAQRKEERRTHLQTVFSMRPNGPMGGFHHHPTGGPAAGPHHQIYMGQNGQGMVPSQPMGYGYQLQFMPGVRPGAGPANYMMPYPLQRQNHPGPRVGFRRGAPNMQHHFQQQPQIMQHNGRYMGGVGNMMNRVEASAPQGIIPLDASAISHNASQNQQRPALLPISKLTSALALASPANHSQILGEQLYPLVEKQEPVHVAKVTGMLLEMDQAEILHLLESPEALKAKVAMALDVLRLSANPTAVSSVDDQFAPSSTE; translated from the exons ATGGCGGCGGCGGTTGCATCTGGAATTGCCCCGACGACAGCGATGGTTGATCAAGTCCCCAATCAACCAGCGGCTACGGTCGCCTCTCCTCACGCGACTCAGGTAGCTGCCGTCGCGGCTGCGGCGGCCGAGGCGTTACAAACGCACCCTAACTCCTCCCTCTACGTCGGAGATTTGGACCAAAGTGTCAACGAGGCACATCTGTTGGATCTGTTCAACCAAGTGGCTCCTGTCCAGACAGTTAGGGTTTGTCGCGACTTGACTCGTCGTTCTCTTGGATACGCTTACGTCAACTTCGCCAATCCCGATGATG CCATGCGAGCAATGGATATTCTGAACTATACTCCGATCAGAGAGAGACCCATCAGGATCATGCGTTCGAACCGTGACCCGAGCACGAGACTGAGCGGAAAAGGCAATGTTTTCATCAAAAACCTGGACGGGACCATCGACAACAAAGCCCTGTACGACACCTTCTCGAGTTTCGGGACCATTCTCTCGTGCAAGGTAGCCATGGACGGGACGGGGAAGTCGAAAGGCTACGGCTTCGTTCAGTACGAGAAGGAAGAAACCGCTCAGGCAGCCATCGACAAGCTCAACGGGATGCTGCTCAACGACAAGCAAGTCTTTGTGGGACCCTTTGTCCGACGTCAGGACAGGACTCGCGAGAGCGGTGCGGTCCCGCGTTTCACTAACGTCTACGTGAAGAATCTTCCTAAGGAGATCACTGACGAGGAGCTCAAGAAGACGTTTGGGAAGTACGGAGAGATCTCCAGTGCGGTTGTGGTGAAAGATGAGAGTGGGAACTCGAGGTGTTTCGGGTTTGTGAATTTCGAGAGCCCTGAGGCGGCTGCGGTAGCGGTTGAGAAGATGAATGGGATCAGTCTTGGTGAGGATGTGTTGTACGTTGGGAGGGCGCAGAAGAAGTCTGAGAGGGAAGAGGAGCTGAAGAGGAAGTATGAGCAAGAGAGGTTGGAGAAGTCTAACGGAACCAATTTGTATGTGAAGAATCTTGATGATGGTGTGAATGATGATGAGAAGCTCAAGGAGATGTTCTCTGAGTATGGGACTGTGACCTCAAGCAAG GTCATGATGAACCCAGAAGGTTTGAGCAGAGGGTTTGGTTTTGTTGCTTACTCCAATCCTGAAGAAGCTTTAAGAGCT TTGAATGAAATGAATGGGAAGATGATAGGAAGGAAACCTCTTTACATTGCTTTTGCTCAACGCAAGGAAGAGAGGAGGACTCATCTTCAG ACTGTGTTTTCTATGAGACCAAATGGACCAATGGGTGGGTTCCATCATCACCCAACAGGTGGGCCAGCTGCAGGGCCACACCATCAAATTTACATGGGCCAGAACGGTCAAGGTATGGTGCCTTCACAGCCTATGGGGTATGGGTACCAACTTCAGTTCATGCCTGGTGTGCGTCCGGGTGCTGGCCCGGCTAACTACATGATGCCTTACCCTCTTCAGAGGCAAAACCACCCTGGTCCCCGTGTTGGGTTCAGGCGTGGTGCTCCTAACATGCAGCACCACTTCCAGCAGCAGCCACAA ATTATGCAGCACAATGGAAGATATATGGGAGGTGTGGGTAATATGATGAATCGTGTGGAAGCATCTGCTCCACAAGGCATCATACCATTGGATGCATCTGCGATCTCTCACAATGCTTCTCAAAACCAACAGAGGCCAGCTCTCCTCCCCATTTCTAAGCTCACTTCTGCCTTGGCATTGGCTAGCCCTGCCAATCACTCACAG ATTCTTGGAGAGCAGCTTTACCCACTTGTGGAAAAGCAGGAGCCAGTTCATGTGGCCAAAGTGACAGGGATGTTGCTGGAGATGGACCAAGCTGAGATCTTGCACCTTCTTGAGTCACCTGAAGCTCTTAAGGCCAAAGTGGCTATGGCTCTGGATGTACTCAGGCTCTCTGCTAATCCGACAGCTGTTTCTTCCGTTGATGATCAGTTTGCTCCCTCCTCAACGGAGTGA
- the LOC108818142 gene encoding uncharacterized protein LOC108818142, translating to MSIETMPENTEERDPQQEIEETTPLLDGESNSRTATTKVPEVEIHLYRCGEGPIDVFKSNLGGWEQNQLEVRSILEKYGLKSIFAFNVERGRAAPIRCHPRNGWSVLPYRDGAVVYIDGEPQDSLLKPITRIVLGVAIVMLLITFLLKDPPAWIKSNISMGNFPPWVLACIVIVVTRARKRTRDFFKKCGW from the exons ATGTCAATAGAAACAATGCCGGAGAACACGGAGGAGAGAGATCCGCAACAAGAGATCGAAGAGACTACACCGCTGCTCGACGGGGAATCGAATTCAAGGACCGCGACGACGAAGGTTCCGGAGGTGGAAATCCATCTATACCGGTGTGGAGAAGGTCCGATCGACGTGTTCAAGTCGAATCTCGGCGGTTGGGAGCAGAATCAGCTCGAAGTTCGATCTATCCTTGAGAAATATGGATTGAAATCCATCTTCGCTTTCAACGTCGAGAGAGGTCGAGCCGCCCCTATCCGGTGTCACCCTAGGAATGGCTGGTCTGTGTTGCCTTACAGAGATGGTGCCGTGGTTTACATCGACGGTGAACCTCAG GATTCTCTGCTCAAACCCATTACAAGAATCGTGCTCGGAGTCGCAATTGTTATGCTGTTAATTACGTTTCTATTGAAAGACCCTCCAGCGTGGATCAAGAGCAACATCTCCATGGGGAACTTTCCTCCGTGGGTGCTCGCGTGCATAGTAATAGTTGTCACCCGAGCGAGGAAGAGAACCAGAGACTTCTTCAAGAAGTGTGGCTGGTAA
- the LOC108818141 gene encoding cleavage stimulating factor 64: protein MASSSQRRCVFVGNIPYDVTEEQLRDICGEVGPVVSFRLVTDRETGKPKGYGFCEYKDEETALSARRNLQSYEINGRQLRVDFAENDKGTDKTRDQGQGAPALPTTTTTESQKQPVDSNLHQPVGINLAISAASVMAGALGAPQVGSTQSTLQVPATDPLTLHLANMSRSQLSDIISSIKLMATQNKEQARQLLVSRPQLLKAVFLAQIMLGIVSPQVLQTPNIVQAPNHNMSGSSVQDTQVSGQNLLPPLAQRPQQLSRHPHSQFPVQQSSKQHFSQISQPGPSSVNPPYRSQVQGLSETAPLQRQKQVVPASISMGYSIQTSVPNNGIQPSQVPRPPLTNSVMQQGGQMVSLNYGKRINNEGPHESINRPSKMMRVDERRIDPFHGGHASNSMLPNPVQVQERAHQTHISPDVQSTLLQQVMNLTPEQLRLLTPEQQQEVMKLQQALKQHS, encoded by the exons ATGGCTTCTTCATCCCAACGACGCTGCGTTTTCG TTGGGAACATTCCTTACGACGTCACCGAGGAACAACTCAGAGACATCTGCGGCGAGGTTGGACCCGTTGTCTCCTTTAG ATTAGTTACCGATAGAGAAACTGGTAAACCTAAAGGCTACGGCTTTTGCGAGTACAAGGACGAAGAGACCGCGCTGAGTGCTCGTCGTAATCTCCAGAGTTACGAAATCAATGGCCGTCAATTAAGAGTTGATTTCGCTGAGAATGACAAAGGAACCGACAAAACCCGAGATCAG GGTCAAGGAGCTCCTGCTTTgcctactactactactactg AATCTCAAAAGCAGCCTGTAGATTCGAATCTTCATCAGCCGGTTGGTATCAACCTTGCTATATCAGCTGCATCTGTTATGGCCGGTGCGCTTGGTGCTCCCCAGGTTGGTTCTACACAGAGTACACTGCAGGTTCCAGCTACTGATCCTCTGACTCTTCATCTTGCCAACATGTCTAGAAGTCAGCTCTCTGATATTATATCCTCCATTAAG TTAATGGCTACGCAGAACAAGGAACAAGCTCGACAGTTGTTGGTTTCAAGACCTCAGTTGCTAAAAGCTGTTTTCCTG GCACAGATAATGCTTGGGATTGTGAGTCCTCAAGTT TTGCAGACGCCAAATATTGTTCAGGCCCCAAATCATAATATGTCAGGGTCGTCCGTTCAGGACACGCAAGTATCTGGTCAGAACCTATTACCGCCACTGGCACAAAGGCCACAGCAGCTTAGTCGACATCCCCATAGTCAGTTTCCCGTTCAACAGTCCTCTAAACAACATTTCAGTCAGATTTCACAACCAGGTCCTTCTTCTGTAAATCCTCCATATAGATCCCAAGTTCAAGGTCTCAGTGAAACCGCTCCACTCCAACGCCAAAAACAAGTGGTTCCAGCTTCCATCAGCATGGGTTATAGTATTCAGACTTCAGTTCCAAATAACGGTATCCAGCCATCTCAAGTACCTCGGCCACCATTGACAAACTCTGTGATGCAG CAAGGTGGGCAAATGGTATCACTAAACTATGGCAAAAGAATAAACAACGAGGGACCTCATGAATCAATAAACAGACCGTCAAAGATGATGAGAGTGGATGAAAGGAGAATCGATCCATTCCATGGAGGGCATGCGTCTAACTCAATGCTTCCAAATCCAGTACAAGTACAAGAGAGAGCGCATCAG ACACATATCTCCCCGGATGTTCAGTCAACGTTGCTACAGCAAGTAATGAACTTGACACCGGAACAGCTGAGGTTGCTGACTCCAGAGCAACAGCAAGAAGTCATGAAGCTGCAACAAGCTCTCAAGCAGCATTCATAG